In Marivirga salinae, a single window of DNA contains:
- a CDS encoding M3 family metallopeptidase: MDNPLLKNFDTPHQTPPFDKIKSEYFMPAIEVAIKEAKQEIEDITSQSSAPTFENTLEAMELAGEKLSSVTSILFNLNSAETNKKIQEVAREASPILSEFGNDIWQNADLFERVKTVYNQKDQLELDNEQAMLLTKTYKAFIRNGADLNEKDKARFKEITKKLSQQSLTFGENVLAETNDYELVISDEKDLSGLPDSAIRQAANIAKAKGKEGKWVFTLQAPSFVPFMENADNRSLREELYKAFMSKANKNDERNNKVIIQEIVNLRSEKVSLLGYDSYADYVLEERMAESKDKVQKFLDDLLKQALPKAKEEVAEIKSFVKELGEDIDLQRWDWGYYSEKLKKKKYAIDDELLRPYFKLENVLDGVFQSAEKLYDIRFKEVKNIPVYHEDVTTYEVSTTSGEHVAIFYADFHPREGKRGGAWMTTYRDQYRKNGEEFRPLVSNVCNFTPSSPGNPSLLTFNEVTTLFHEFGHALHAMLGNSRYGSLSGANVYWDFVELPSQIFENWCYEKECLDLFAKHFETGEKIPQEYVEKIKASSTYHEAYATVRQVSLALLDMGYFSLDREEAKNIENVADFEEKAMAPTKLFPKVKGTLMSTQFGHIFSGGYASGYYSYKWAEVLDADAFSLFKEKGIFNKEVAQSFKDNILSKGGSEHPMELYKRFRGREPKIEALLERAGLK; this comes from the coding sequence ATGGATAACCCATTATTAAAAAACTTTGATACTCCCCATCAAACACCACCATTTGATAAAATAAAGTCCGAGTATTTTATGCCGGCTATAGAAGTTGCCATTAAAGAAGCCAAGCAAGAAATTGAGGATATCACCTCACAAAGTTCAGCGCCTACTTTTGAAAATACTTTGGAAGCAATGGAATTAGCAGGTGAAAAATTAAGCTCGGTAACTTCCATTTTATTCAACCTCAACAGCGCGGAAACCAATAAAAAAATTCAAGAAGTAGCCAGAGAGGCTTCTCCCATCTTATCAGAATTTGGAAATGACATCTGGCAAAATGCTGATTTATTTGAACGTGTAAAAACTGTTTATAATCAAAAAGATCAGTTGGAGCTCGACAATGAGCAAGCAATGTTGTTGACCAAAACCTATAAAGCCTTTATCCGAAACGGAGCTGATCTGAATGAAAAAGATAAAGCCCGATTTAAGGAAATCACCAAAAAGCTTTCACAGCAGAGCCTTACTTTTGGTGAAAATGTACTGGCAGAGACCAATGATTATGAATTGGTGATATCAGATGAAAAAGATTTGAGCGGATTGCCCGATTCTGCTATTCGACAAGCTGCGAATATAGCTAAAGCAAAAGGCAAAGAAGGAAAATGGGTTTTCACTTTGCAAGCTCCAAGCTTTGTTCCATTTATGGAAAATGCAGATAATCGCTCATTGAGGGAAGAGCTTTATAAGGCATTTATGTCCAAAGCCAATAAAAATGATGAGCGCAATAATAAAGTCATTATTCAGGAAATCGTAAATCTGAGAAGTGAGAAAGTCAGTCTTTTAGGCTATGATTCTTATGCAGATTATGTGTTGGAAGAAAGAATGGCGGAAAGTAAGGATAAAGTACAGAAATTTTTGGATGACCTCTTGAAACAAGCTCTACCAAAAGCGAAAGAAGAGGTAGCCGAAATAAAATCATTCGTAAAAGAACTGGGAGAAGATATTGATTTACAGCGTTGGGATTGGGGTTATTATTCTGAAAAGCTGAAAAAGAAAAAATATGCTATTGACGATGAATTGCTAAGACCTTATTTCAAATTGGAAAATGTGCTAGATGGCGTTTTCCAATCGGCTGAAAAATTATATGATATTCGATTTAAAGAAGTTAAAAATATTCCAGTTTACCATGAAGATGTAACCACCTATGAAGTAAGCACCACTTCAGGTGAACATGTGGCCATTTTCTATGCAGATTTTCACCCGAGAGAAGGAAAAAGAGGAGGCGCATGGATGACCACTTATCGGGATCAATACCGAAAAAACGGAGAAGAATTCAGACCCTTGGTTTCCAATGTCTGTAATTTCACGCCATCTTCACCGGGCAATCCGAGCTTATTGACTTTCAATGAAGTAACGACTCTATTCCATGAATTTGGTCATGCCTTGCATGCCATGTTAGGAAACAGCCGCTACGGCAGCTTGTCCGGAGCCAATGTTTATTGGGATTTCGTGGAACTGCCTTCCCAGATTTTTGAAAATTGGTGTTATGAAAAGGAATGCCTCGATTTATTTGCGAAGCATTTTGAAACAGGCGAAAAGATTCCGCAGGAATATGTTGAAAAAATAAAAGCCAGCAGCACTTATCATGAAGCCTACGCCACCGTGAGGCAAGTTAGTTTAGCACTTTTGGATATGGGGTATTTCAGTTTGGACAGAGAAGAAGCTAAAAATATTGAAAATGTAGCCGACTTTGAAGAAAAAGCCATGGCACCCACAAAATTATTCCCGAAAGTGAAAGGCACATTAATGAGCACCCAATTTGGCCACATTTTTTCTGGTGGCTATGCCTCAGGTTACTATAGCTACAAATGGGCAGAAGTATTGGATGCAGATGCGTTCTCTTTATTTAAGGAAAAAGGCATCTTCAATAAAGAAGTCGCACAATCTTTTAAAGACAACATCCTTTCAAAAGGAGGAAGTGAACACCCAATGGAATTATACAAAAGATTCAGGGGAAGGGAGCCTAAAATAGAGGCACTGCTAGAAAGAGCCGGATTGAAATAA
- a CDS encoding nuclear transport factor 2 family protein — protein MKAIILEKFKNYFSQIDFTNNSVLNEIYSDHIVLKDPIHEIHGIENLKAYFNKLNENLIEGSFLFTDESIVDNKAYLSWEMNLKLKRPKKNVKASGISVLIIEDKIIRQRDYFDTGELFYENIPVLGAIIRTIKKKLSK, from the coding sequence ATGAAAGCTATAATCCTTGAAAAGTTTAAGAATTACTTCTCACAAATAGATTTCACAAATAATTCTGTTCTGAATGAAATCTATTCAGATCATATAGTTTTAAAAGACCCAATTCACGAAATTCATGGAATTGAAAATCTCAAAGCATACTTCAACAAACTAAATGAAAATCTAATTGAAGGTTCATTTCTATTTACCGATGAATCCATTGTTGACAATAAAGCCTATTTAAGCTGGGAAATGAATCTCAAATTAAAAAGACCGAAAAAGAATGTGAAAGCATCAGGTATTTCAGTCCTAATAATTGAAGATAAAATAATCAGACAAAGAGATTATTTTGATACCGGGGAGCTGTTCTACGAAAACATTCCTGTTTTGGGAGCCATTATCCGAACCATAAAAAAGAAATTGTCGAAGTAG
- the guaB gene encoding IMP dehydrogenase, with protein MSLDTSKFVYEALTYDDVLLLPGYSEVLPRDTDTSTKLTRNITLNIPLVSSAMDTVTEHHLAIAIALEGGLGFIHKNMTIEQQAMEVRKVKRSQSGMILDPITLHIDSTVGDALKIMRENKIGGIPVVDSDKKLLGIVTNRDLRFQKDGKVSVEKVMTSGNLITAEEGINLEGAEEVLQEHKIEKLPIINKSGILMGLITYKDILKKRDKPNACKDEFGRLRVGAAVGVTGDIEERIDALVKAGVDVVTIDTAHGHSKGVIDTATRIKKAYPDLEMIVGNIATPEAAKALVAAGADAVKVGVGPGSICTTRVVAGVGAPQLSAVYETYKAIKDTGVPIIADGGIRFSGDIVKALAGGADSVMIGSLLAGTEEAPGEMILFEGRKFKSYRGMGSVEAMNMGSKDRYFQDAEDDIKKLVPEGITGRVPFKGLVSEVLHQMIGGLKAGMGYCGAGNLEQLKEAKFVKITAAGVAESHPHDVHVTREAPNYSRK; from the coding sequence ATGAGCTTAGACACATCCAAATTCGTTTACGAGGCTTTAACATACGATGACGTATTATTGCTTCCTGGATATTCAGAAGTTTTACCGAGAGACACTGACACTTCCACAAAATTAACCAGAAATATAACGCTTAACATTCCTTTGGTTTCCTCTGCGATGGATACTGTAACGGAACATCATTTGGCTATTGCTATTGCATTAGAAGGTGGTCTTGGATTTATTCATAAAAATATGACCATTGAGCAACAAGCGATGGAGGTTAGAAAAGTGAAGCGGTCTCAAAGTGGGATGATTTTAGATCCTATCACTTTGCATATCGACAGCACAGTAGGAGATGCTTTAAAAATTATGAGGGAAAATAAAATCGGAGGTATTCCGGTAGTAGATTCCGATAAGAAATTATTAGGCATTGTGACCAACCGTGATTTAAGATTCCAGAAAGACGGAAAAGTATCGGTAGAAAAAGTAATGACCAGCGGTAATTTAATTACCGCAGAAGAGGGCATTAATTTGGAAGGTGCTGAAGAAGTATTGCAGGAGCACAAAATCGAGAAATTGCCGATCATTAATAAATCGGGAATTTTAATGGGCTTGATTACTTATAAAGATATCCTTAAAAAAAGAGATAAACCCAATGCTTGTAAAGATGAATTCGGAAGGCTGAGAGTAGGCGCAGCAGTTGGAGTTACAGGAGACATCGAAGAGAGAATTGATGCCTTGGTGAAGGCCGGAGTAGACGTGGTGACCATTGATACTGCTCACGGGCACAGTAAAGGAGTGATTGATACCGCAACCCGAATCAAAAAGGCATATCCTGATTTGGAAATGATAGTAGGAAATATTGCTACACCAGAAGCAGCCAAAGCATTGGTGGCAGCTGGAGCAGATGCCGTAAAAGTGGGTGTTGGTCCAGGAAGTATTTGTACCACAAGAGTAGTAGCTGGAGTGGGAGCACCGCAATTATCAGCAGTTTATGAAACTTATAAAGCTATAAAAGATACTGGAGTTCCAATTATTGCCGATGGCGGTATTCGTTTTTCCGGTGATATAGTGAAAGCTTTAGCCGGTGGTGCTGATAGCGTCATGATTGGTTCGCTTTTAGCGGGAACAGAAGAAGCACCAGGCGAAATGATTTTATTTGAAGGAAGAAAATTCAAATCTTACCGAGGCATGGGTTCTGTAGAAGCTATGAATATGGGAAGTAAAGATCGTTATTTTCAGGATGCAGAAGATGATATCAAAAAATTAGTGCCAGAAGGAATTACTGGTAGAGTTCCTTTTAAAGGATTGGTTTCTGAAGTATTGCACCAAATGATAGGCGGGCTAAAAGCTGGAATGGGATATTGCGGAGCAGGAAACCTTGAACAATTGAAAGAAGCGAAATTTGTAAAAATCACCGCAGCAGGAGTAGCCGAAAGTCATCCGCATGATGTGCATGTAACGAGAGAAGCACCGAATTATAGTAGGAAATAA
- a CDS encoding carbon starvation CstA family protein, protein MSLPLLLLLSAVILIVAYFTYGRFISRKFDIKNDKPTPAHAHSDGVDYVPSNKLVVLGHHFASIAGAGPIVGPIIAVTFGWIPAVIWILIGGIFFGAVHDVGSMVASLRHKGKSIGVIIHQYIGTSGKRLFLIFSFSTLILIIAVFADIIAKTFVKNPGVASTSAFFILLAVVFGFFNRKFAHKKSAFVWLSIIGVFLMYYFVILGNNIPFELNYVFWVGLLLAYAFVASVTPMSVLLQPRDYLSSFLLYGLILLAIVGVVVANPEVKMDNDIIFKSEDIGYLFPVLFITVACGAISGFHSLVASGTTSKQLNKESDAKVVGYGGMLIESFLAIISVCAVMVISRTDYASSLNADGPVNMFADGMGFVISSLGIEEGLAVNFVALTISAFALTTLDTCTRLARFTFQEFFEETENQKVRDITQNRFLSTTVVVVLSSLFLLSGEFTTLWPIFGSANQLLAALALLAVSVWMIKSGKKAGFLLIPMFFMFVVTLSSLFVLAFQNFEKGIYSISIIAGLLFVLAIVLLVLAKRCLKKEDEALNV, encoded by the coding sequence ATGAGTTTACCGCTTTTATTACTTCTTTCGGCAGTTATTCTGATAGTAGCTTATTTCACTTATGGTCGATTTATTAGTAGGAAATTTGATATTAAGAATGATAAACCTACTCCAGCTCATGCTCATTCAGATGGAGTAGATTATGTGCCTTCTAATAAACTGGTAGTTTTGGGTCATCATTTTGCCTCCATTGCAGGGGCTGGTCCTATAGTCGGACCCATTATAGCCGTTACTTTTGGTTGGATTCCAGCTGTTATCTGGATTTTAATTGGTGGAATTTTCTTTGGAGCTGTGCATGATGTGGGAAGTATGGTCGCTTCTTTGCGACATAAAGGAAAATCAATAGGCGTAATTATTCATCAATATATCGGAACAAGTGGAAAAAGACTTTTTTTAATTTTTAGTTTTTCCACCTTAATTCTCATCATTGCTGTTTTTGCGGATATCATCGCCAAAACTTTTGTGAAAAATCCTGGAGTGGCTTCCACTTCTGCTTTCTTTATTTTGCTAGCTGTGGTTTTCGGTTTTTTCAATAGAAAATTCGCTCACAAAAAATCAGCCTTTGTTTGGCTTTCCATCATTGGAGTTTTCTTGATGTATTATTTTGTGATTCTTGGAAACAACATACCTTTTGAACTCAATTATGTTTTTTGGGTAGGATTATTACTGGCTTATGCATTTGTGGCATCGGTTACCCCCATGTCGGTTTTACTTCAACCCAGAGATTATCTTAGCAGCTTTTTATTATACGGTTTAATTTTATTGGCAATTGTGGGTGTAGTAGTAGCCAATCCTGAAGTAAAAATGGACAATGACATTATATTCAAAAGTGAAGATATTGGCTATTTATTTCCAGTGTTATTTATAACCGTGGCTTGCGGTGCCATTAGTGGGTTTCATTCTTTGGTAGCTTCAGGTACCACTTCCAAACAACTCAATAAAGAAAGCGATGCAAAAGTGGTGGGCTATGGTGGAATGTTGATTGAATCATTTTTGGCTATAATTTCTGTTTGTGCTGTGATGGTGATTAGCAGAACCGATTATGCCAGCAGCTTAAATGCGGATGGGCCCGTCAATATGTTTGCCGATGGAATGGGTTTTGTAATTTCATCATTGGGAATTGAAGAAGGCTTGGCCGTGAATTTTGTGGCGCTTACGATTTCAGCTTTTGCTTTAACGACTTTAGATACTTGCACACGCTTGGCGAGATTTACTTTTCAGGAATTTTTTGAGGAAACCGAAAATCAAAAAGTTCGAGACATTACTCAAAATAGATTTTTATCTACCACAGTAGTGGTGGTTTTATCTTCTCTTTTTTTATTATCTGGCGAATTCACTACACTTTGGCCAATCTTCGGGTCTGCCAATCAATTGCTAGCTGCATTGGCATTATTGGCCGTGTCGGTTTGGATGATAAAATCGGGCAAGAAAGCGGGTTTTTTGTTAATCCCGATGTTTTTCATGTTTGTTGTTACGCTTAGTTCATTATTTGTTTTGGCTTTTCAGAATTTTGAAAAAGGCATTTACAGCATTTCTATAATTGCAGGATTATTATTTGTTCTGGCAATTGTATTGCTTGTATTAGCTAAAAGATGTTTAAAAAAGGAGGATGAGGCTTTAAATGTTTAG
- a CDS encoding tetratricopeptide repeat protein codes for MRIIFFTYFFFMSLLAFSQSNQKISLANAYYQKGELDKAITIYRELADDPQNISFIHNNYLEILYTKQLNKETEKYLKKVRRWSSSNIKYDVDIIDYYITVNDSSTAEKYYEEVEEKVLQNLGYLRSAAQFFINKQHRRFAERLYLSARERMQDPNAFAIQLATLYRYNNQKDKMVREYLTYAKERPGNLRYVKNMLQMSLKERDELESFVAMVMENMQKNDDKDLYGDLLIWANLQLENFYAAFIQARAIDKRNQLEGENSMEIGQLAFENKEYDIAEMIFSYIVDNFPNSKNFIQAKQQLIKTQEMKIKNHFPIDTSAIRNLTVSYQDLIDQIGLSNYTLEAYRQKALLHALYLDETDKAVEMLKKIINYPNAEQNLIAKAKLNLGDIYIIKEEPWESVLLYYQVEKSHKNQNLGEEAKLKNAKLSFYRGQFELAQEHLDILKKATRREIANDAMDLSILIKNNTILDSTQKALRAYADVDLMLYQNKKQKANQTLDSLIREYEEHPILDEFLWLKSKMNKEQGKYVEAVELLNQIVFDMPYGILTDDALFEMALIYEELIEDPAKAQEYYQQLLTDYPGSIFVAEARKRFRNLRGDFVNQ; via the coding sequence ATGAGAATTATATTTTTTACATATTTTTTCTTTATGTCGTTATTGGCATTTTCTCAAAGCAATCAAAAAATTTCTTTGGCTAATGCTTATTATCAAAAAGGTGAATTGGATAAAGCCATAACAATTTATAGAGAGTTGGCTGACGACCCGCAAAACATCTCATTTATTCACAATAACTATTTAGAAATTTTATATACCAAACAACTTAATAAGGAGACAGAAAAATATCTAAAAAAAGTTAGGCGATGGTCATCAAGCAATATTAAATATGATGTGGATATAATCGATTATTATATAACCGTTAATGATAGTTCCACGGCAGAAAAATATTATGAAGAAGTAGAAGAAAAAGTGCTTCAAAATTTGGGTTATCTCAGATCAGCAGCTCAATTTTTTATTAATAAACAACACAGAAGATTTGCGGAGCGATTGTATTTATCTGCAAGGGAAAGAATGCAAGATCCAAATGCATTTGCTATTCAGCTTGCTACACTTTATAGGTATAATAACCAGAAAGATAAAATGGTTAGAGAATACTTAACATATGCTAAAGAACGACCCGGTAATTTAAGATATGTCAAGAATATGCTTCAAATGTCTTTAAAGGAAAGAGATGAGCTGGAATCTTTTGTAGCAATGGTGATGGAAAATATGCAAAAAAATGATGATAAAGATTTATACGGTGATCTTTTAATTTGGGCAAATCTACAGCTTGAAAATTTCTATGCTGCATTTATTCAAGCTAGGGCAATTGATAAAAGAAATCAACTAGAAGGAGAGAATAGTATGGAAATTGGTCAGTTGGCATTTGAAAACAAAGAATATGATATAGCAGAAATGATATTTTCCTATATTGTTGATAATTTTCCTAACTCCAAAAATTTCATCCAAGCAAAACAGCAATTGATAAAAACGCAGGAAATGAAAATCAAAAATCATTTCCCAATAGATACTTCCGCCATAAGAAATTTAACTGTTTCATATCAAGATTTAATTGATCAAATTGGATTATCAAATTATACTTTGGAAGCCTATCGACAAAAAGCTTTGCTTCATGCTCTTTATCTAGATGAAACCGATAAAGCAGTTGAAATGCTAAAGAAAATTATTAATTATCCCAATGCTGAGCAAAATCTTATTGCCAAAGCAAAATTGAACTTAGGAGATATATATATTATTAAGGAAGAACCTTGGGAATCCGTTTTGCTTTATTACCAAGTTGAGAAAAGCCATAAAAATCAAAATTTAGGGGAAGAAGCTAAATTGAAAAATGCAAAGCTTTCTTTTTACAGAGGACAGTTCGAATTAGCTCAAGAACATCTAGATATTTTGAAAAAAGCAACGAGACGTGAAATTGCCAATGACGCAATGGATCTAAGTATTTTGATAAAAAATAATACGATACTCGATAGTACGCAAAAGGCGCTTCGCGCCTATGCGGATGTGGATTTAATGCTTTATCAGAACAAGAAACAAAAAGCCAATCAAACACTTGATTCATTAATCAGAGAATATGAAGAACATCCAATTCTTGATGAATTTCTATGGTTAAAATCAAAAATGAATAAAGAACAAGGGAAATACGTGGAAGCGGTTGAGTTATTGAATCAAATAGTTTTTGATATGCCTTATGGTATTTTAACTGATGATGCTCTTTTTGAAATGGCATTGATCTATGAAGAATTAATTGAAGACCCTGCAAAAGCCCAAGAATATTACCAACAATTACTAACAGATTATCCGGGTAGCATTTTTGTTGCCGAAGCGCGAAAAAGATTTCGAAATCTTAGAGGTGATTTTGTGAATCAATAA
- a CDS encoding Ig-like domain-containing domain — MIRKYLSLLFILIIVYACATVQSPTGGEKDEKAPILYESNPKDQSINFKGKEIKLYFNEWMKLEQLNQELIITPREDIKFESTLKKQELIIKLNEPLKDSTTYTFNFRKALKDITEGNLWESPIIAFSTGSYLDSLTVEGNVTQLMNQEPANSFVVGLYDAKADTANLRQGKPVYFTTTNEEGTFKMQNLKAGNYLLYAFEDKNDNLINNSESEAFGFHPDTLNLYDSLPSLSISTYQRNEDTLKLKKYSPVGKDFIIQYNKGIANYFITNPQDSSQHIYANDVEDSKYIKIYKENFPELGYETDSIKLFMEVKDSINHSRLDTIYFMTRESRITNDDIKITNTPNGKILTGPQEFKYTFSKPVKDINYDSIQLRIDTIPIKKFTKEEISFSFNRKEINLNTILNQTDINEIIDSLKSISDSIQNYKDSVQSFSDSINLRKDSIDIADKDSLLNQKGIDRKGVQNKKTKNESPESSLPNDSNVSRGNSNSNQNISSYDLKIYIGQGSFIGIEEDSTSQNTTKLSFKKPEDYGIIKGKVINMESDFIIQLISEKYVLKDTLVNQNEFQFNYVEPGNYRIRLIEDENGNGIWDAGNPLTLKPAENIYYLDELITVKANWEVIDKNFDFSVDNDVDEGEETSDL; from the coding sequence ATGATTAGAAAATACCTATCCTTACTATTCATTCTTATTATAGTTTATGCATGTGCAACTGTGCAGAGCCCAACAGGAGGGGAAAAGGATGAAAAAGCACCTATTCTATATGAATCTAATCCGAAAGATCAATCTATAAACTTTAAAGGAAAAGAAATAAAACTTTACTTTAATGAATGGATGAAACTTGAACAACTTAATCAAGAATTGATCATCACTCCTAGAGAAGATATTAAATTTGAATCAACACTAAAGAAACAAGAATTAATTATAAAATTGAATGAGCCATTAAAAGATTCAACTACATATACATTCAATTTTAGAAAAGCTTTAAAAGATATAACTGAAGGTAACTTATGGGAAAGTCCTATAATTGCATTTAGTACTGGGAGTTATCTTGATTCACTAACAGTTGAAGGAAATGTAACTCAGCTGATGAATCAAGAACCCGCCAACTCCTTTGTGGTTGGTCTTTATGACGCTAAAGCAGATACTGCTAACTTAAGACAAGGAAAGCCTGTTTATTTTACTACAACAAATGAAGAAGGAACTTTCAAGATGCAAAATTTGAAGGCAGGTAATTATCTTTTATATGCGTTTGAAGACAAGAATGATAATTTAATCAATAACTCTGAGTCTGAAGCATTTGGTTTCCATCCTGATACTTTAAATCTATACGATAGTTTACCATCATTATCCATTTCAACTTATCAAAGAAACGAAGACACATTAAAATTAAAAAAGTACAGCCCTGTTGGTAAGGATTTTATAATTCAATATAATAAAGGAATAGCAAACTATTTCATTACAAATCCACAAGATAGTAGCCAACATATATATGCAAATGATGTGGAAGATTCCAAATACATAAAAATTTATAAAGAAAATTTTCCTGAATTAGGTTATGAAACAGATTCAATAAAATTATTCATGGAAGTAAAGGATTCTATTAATCATAGTCGACTTGATACAATTTATTTCATGACAAGAGAAAGTAGAATAACAAATGACGATATCAAAATTACGAATACACCAAATGGGAAAATACTAACTGGTCCACAAGAATTTAAATATACTTTCAGTAAACCTGTTAAAGATATTAATTATGATTCAATTCAATTAAGAATAGATACAATACCAATTAAAAAATTTACAAAGGAAGAGATCAGTTTCAGTTTTAATAGAAAAGAAATAAATCTGAATACGATCCTTAATCAAACAGATATTAATGAAATAATTGACAGTCTTAAATCAATATCAGACAGCATACAAAATTACAAAGACTCCGTACAAAGTTTCTCTGATAGTATAAATCTCCGTAAGGACAGTATTGACATAGCAGATAAAGACTCATTACTTAATCAAAAAGGAATAGATAGAAAAGGAGTTCAAAACAAAAAAACAAAAAATGAATCTCCTGAATCTTCTTTACCAAATGACTCAAATGTTTCACGTGGAAATTCAAATTCCAATCAAAATATAAGTTCATATGATCTAAAAATATATATTGGACAAGGATCATTCATTGGAATAGAAGAAGATTCTACTTCTCAAAATACCACTAAACTAAGTTTTAAAAAACCAGAAGATTACGGAATAATAAAAGGAAAGGTAATCAATATGGAATCAGATTTTATTATTCAACTTATATCTGAAAAGTATGTACTTAAAGACACGCTAGTAAATCAAAATGAATTTCAATTTAATTATGTAGAACCTGGCAATTATCGAATAAGGTTAATAGAAGATGAAAATGGAAACGGTATATGGGATGCTGGTAATCCACTAACATTAAAGCCAGCTGAAAATATTTACTATCTAGATGAATTAATAACAGTTAAAGCGAACTGGGAAGTGATAGATAAAAACTTTGATTTTAGTGTGGATAACGATGTGGATGAAGGTGAAGAAACTAGTGATTTATAA
- a CDS encoding class I SAM-dependent methyltransferase: MYEKLSECPVCSASNLKNHKVIKDHSVSQESFNIMICDNCNFQFTNPRPNEEEIAKYYQSDEYISHSDKANSPINFIYKVARKYALASKRKLINSITKDKKGRLLDYGCGTGYFLETMQKNGWKTYGIEPNDSAREIANTKGKVQESIEELKLKNKKFDVITLWHVLEHIHNLNETIKILKTILKEKGKIVIAVPNIESYEQKVFEEEWAAYDVPRHLYHFSQDTMNTLMLKHGLKIKKIYPMKLDSYYVSLLSNKYKFNKNKFLNSFITGYKSNSYANLNKNNYSSLIYIIKK, from the coding sequence ATGTACGAAAAACTTAGCGAATGCCCTGTTTGTAGTGCTTCCAATTTAAAAAATCATAAGGTAATAAAGGATCATTCTGTAAGTCAAGAAAGCTTTAACATAATGATTTGTGATAATTGCAATTTTCAATTTACTAATCCAAGACCTAACGAAGAAGAAATAGCTAAATATTATCAATCGGATGAATATATATCACATTCTGATAAAGCTAATTCTCCTATAAACTTTATATATAAAGTAGCTAGAAAATATGCATTAGCTTCAAAAAGAAAATTGATCAATTCAATAACAAAAGATAAAAAAGGAAGATTACTAGATTATGGTTGTGGTACAGGATATTTTCTTGAAACAATGCAGAAGAATGGTTGGAAAACGTATGGTATAGAACCAAACGATTCTGCTAGAGAAATTGCTAACACTAAAGGCAAAGTCCAGGAAAGTATTGAAGAATTAAAATTAAAGAATAAGAAGTTTGATGTAATTACACTTTGGCATGTATTAGAACATATCCATAATTTAAATGAAACAATCAAGATTCTAAAGACGATTCTCAAAGAAAAAGGAAAAATCGTAATTGCTGTTCCTAATATAGAAAGTTACGAACAGAAAGTGTTTGAAGAAGAATGGGCTGCATATGATGTCCCACGTCATTTATACCATTTTAGTCAGGATACAATGAATACACTTATGCTAAAACATGGGCTTAAGATTAAAAAGATATATCCTATGAAATTGGATTCCTATTATGTCAGTCTTTTAAGTAATAAATATAAATTCAATAAAAATAAATTTTTAAATTCTTTCATAACTGGTTATAAATCAAATAGTTATGCTAATTTAAACAAAAATAATTACTCAAGTTTAATTTATATCATCAAAAAATGA